From the genome of Primulina eburnea isolate SZY01 chromosome 12, ASM2296580v1, whole genome shotgun sequence, one region includes:
- the LOC140807467 gene encoding uncharacterized protein yields the protein MEVFGKSMVDVPTNVIYLSSILGQDGPNPVHKCDWKCEKEHVCGNMYRCRITGLTHICDKNCNQRILYDNHSSLCRVSKQIFPLTPVEQQAVKGVRRKVDAESGPTESCTFKRRRDAQHHPSPLERSFSAFSPICSQISDGMDMS from the coding sequence ATGGAGGTATTTGGCAAATCTATGGTTGACGTTCCTACAAATGTTATTTATTTGTCAAGTATTCTTGGCCAAGATGGGCCAAATCCTGTTCACAAGTGTGACTGGAAATGTGAAAAAGAACATGTTTGTGGGAACATGTACCGCTGCAGAATAACTGGGCTGACACATATTTGTGACAAAAACTGTAACCAAAGAATTTTGTATGATAACCATAGCTCCCTCTGCAGAGTGAGCAAGCAGATTTTTCCTTTGACTCCAGTTGAGCAACAGGCTGTGAAAGGTGTTAGGAGGAAGGTCGATGCTGAGAGTGGTCCCACAGAGAGCTGCACTTTTAAGCGCAGACGGGATGCACAGCATCATCCCTCACCTCTTGAGAGATCATTTTCTGCTTTTAGTCCCATCTGCAGCCAGATTAGTGATGGCATGGATATGAGCTAG
- the LOC140806685 gene encoding uncharacterized protein, with protein MHIGFTCWVNCWNKIPPRREVDRETREEDREARHEERANPPPPPPNMQAQKLAGMTQFFAQFAGNKATAAGAGARPQPEAVYERFRRMSPKEFSGTTDPMVAEGWIKSIEVIFDFMELTDADRVRCATFLLSGDARLWWESASVAVNLKTLSWTEFKEVFFAKYFTEEGDSSVADFVRRFERGCYFVPLISNDVQAKLRHFMDGLRPILRRDVRVAGPTTYALAVSRALAAEQDQRDIEADRLGKRPYQAPPQP; from the exons ATGCATATCGgttttacgtgttgggtaaattgttgGAACAAAATTCCTCCTAGACGTGAGGTTGACCGTGAAACAAGGGAAGAGGACAGAGAGGCCCGtcatgaggagagggccaatcctccacctccacctccgaACATGCAGGCTCAGAAgcttgctggtatgacgcaATTCTTCGCGCAATTTGCGGGGAACAAGGCCACAGCAGCGggtgcaggggcgaggccccaaccgGAAGCAGTGTACGAGAGGTTCAGAAGAATGAGCCCAAAGGAGTtctcgggtaccactgacccgatggtagctgaAGGATGGATCAAGTCTATTGAGGTAATAttcgactttatggaactgactgATGCAGATAGAGTCAGGTGCGCCACGTTTCTTCTGTCAGGGGACgctagactatggtgggagagcgcatcgGTGGCAGTGAATTTGAAGACCTTGTCATGGACTGAATTCAAGGAAGTGTTTttcgccaagtacttcactgaggaa GGGGATAGCAGCGTGGCAGATTTTGTCAGAaggtttgagaggggttgttacttcgtacccctcatttCGAATGATGTCCAGGCAAAGCTGAGACATTTTATGGATGGTTTGCGGccaatcttgcgccgtgatgtgagggtagctggccctactacatACGCACTTGCCGTTTCGAGGGCTTTggcggcagagcaagaccagcgaGATATCGAGGCTGACAGgttgggcaagaggccctaccaaGCACCACCGCAGCCGTAG